Within the Naumovozyma castellii chromosome 1, complete genome genome, the region TGCGTCGTAATTATGGAACCAGATAGCTCACCAGCAAATGAACACCTGAAAAACAATAATGCACACGACATACTGAGGAAAGTTCCCCTATACAACAAGTTTGGCCCTGATTTTCCCCGAGAGAAATTGTCTAGAGTTAGGGTGCCCGAATTCAGATTAGAACCATTACAATCAAGCgaagaaatgtttcaatCATGGCACAAGGAATGTGATAACTTGACGAGGAGCTGCCAATTTCATGATAAAGGTTCTCAGATGTTTGATAAATGGTATTTTGATACctatttgaagaataaacCACCGGGGatgattgaaaaaaatgtattATCGCCTTCTAAACgtatttgaatataaatatatgtGTATATATGTGTAATATTGGGTTGAATAATTTGCCgttaattttg harbors:
- the MVB12 gene encoding ubiquitin-binding ESCRT-I subunit protein MVB12 (ancestral locus Anc_5.127); its protein translation is MLNVVITRVYHEQRLELEGHFHKCVVIMEPDSSPANEHLKNNNAHDILRKVPLYNKFGPDFPREKLSRVRVPEFRLEPLQSSEEMFQSWHKECDNLTRSCQFHDKGSQMFDKWYFDTYLKNKPPGMIEKNVLSPSKRI